The Candidatus Deferrimicrobium sp. nucleotide sequence ACGGAGAGATCCGGTTTCACACCGGGGTGGACATCTCCGTGCCGCCCGGAAGCGAAGTGAAGGCGACGGCCGAAGGGATCGTGAGCTTCGCCGGCTGGACGGAGAACAGCGGCATCGTCGTGGTCGTCGAGCACGGGCACGGGTTCAGCACGGCGTATGCGCACAACCAAAAGGCGTTGGTCAAGGTCGGCCAACGCGTCGTCCGGGGGGAAACGATCGGGCTCTCCGGTTCCACCGGGGTATCCACCGGTCCGCACGTGCATTACGAAATTTGGAAGAACGGTCGACACATCAACCCAACCGGTTATCTCGCCAGGAGGTGAGCATGTTCGGAAAAGGGTCTCGGAAACTTGAGACGATTGTCGGGGACGGCACACGCGTCGCGGGGCAGGTGAGCGTGAAGGGAACGATCCGCATCGACGGGATCGTGGAGGGGGATGTTCACGCCGACTGGGTGGTCGTCGGCGAAACCGGGAAGATCCTTGGGAACACCTTTACCCGGGGGATGGTCGTCGGGGGATCGGTCGAGGGGAACATCGAGGCCAAGGAAACGGTGGAACTGATGGGGAAAGCCTCGATGACCGGGGAGATCCACGCGCCGAAGCTGGCGATCGCCGAGGGGGCGGTATTCGATGGACGCTCCCGGATGAAGGGCGAAACGGGAGCGTCCGAATCGCAGGAAGGGAAGGTCAGGACGCTGGTCCCGGTGAAGGGCGCAACCGGGGCTAATTGACCTTTTTCGAAATATTCTTCGTTATCTTCATTCCTGCGATCGCCCCTACGATTCCACCTGTCAACA carries:
- a CDS encoding polymer-forming cytoskeletal protein, with amino-acid sequence MFGKGSRKLETIVGDGTRVAGQVSVKGTIRIDGIVEGDVHADWVVVGETGKILGNTFTRGMVVGGSVEGNIEAKETVELMGKASMTGEIHAPKLAIAEGAVFDGRSRMKGETGASESQEGKVRTLVPVKGATGAN